TTTGCGTCGATAATAATGTATTTTATTGTCCAGGCTTTCAAGATACCTTCGGGAAGCATGCATAATACGCTTTTCGAAGGAGATCACCTTTTTGTGAACAAATTTATTTATGGGGTTCATATACCTCTCACCGACGGAAAAACTATTCTTCCTTTGAGAAAAGTGCACAGGGGCGATATAATTATATTCAAAGCCCCGGATGCCGCTTTGTCTGACGAAGATAAGGCGCATGGTATAACAAAGGATTTTGTCAAACGCGCTATCGGGCTGCCCGGAGATATCGTCGAGATAAAAGACAAAGATGTTTATGTAAACGGCCAATTGCAGGCTGAACCTTACAAAATTTACCAAGATAAAGATAACACAGAGAAAGGTTATATAAAGTCGAAAATAGAGCTTTCAAGAATGGGATTGGGTATTCTATCGAAAGCGGATTATCAGAAATTATGGGAAGAGGGCTCGTTTGCGAAATTTGACGTAGTTCGCGACAATTTCGGGCCAGTCAAAGTTCCTGAAGGATGCTTCTTTGCTATGGGCGACAACAGGGATAATTCCTATGACTCCCGGTACTGGGGGCCGATTAAGAAAAAGTTTTTAAAGGGCCAAGCGCTTATAATTTACTGGCCTCTTGCGAGGATAAGAATTATTAAATAGTACCCCATACACTTCCTAGCGTGTTACATGGGGTATTAGAAAGGTAATAATGAAAAGTTTGTATGTTCATATTCCATTTTGCGGGAAAAAATGCCGCTATTGTGATTTCATCTCTTATC
The DNA window shown above is from Elusimicrobiota bacterium and carries:
- the lepB gene encoding signal peptidase I translates to MEFKLFIAGIIVLLIAQIMHYYKKKRQELSSSKSFRAVLEWADTIWSAVIFASIIMYFIVQAFKIPSGSMHNTLFEGDHLFVNKFIYGVHIPLTDGKTILPLRKVHRGDIIIFKAPDAALSDEDKAHGITKDFVKRAIGLPGDIVEIKDKDVYVNGQLQAEPYKIYQDKDNTEKGYIKSKIELSRMGLGILSKADYQKLWEEGSFAKFDVVRDNFGPVKVPEGCFFAMGDNRDNSYDSRYWGPIKKKFLKGQALIIYWPLARIRIIK